One window from the genome of Eucalyptus grandis isolate ANBG69807.140 chromosome 7, ASM1654582v1, whole genome shotgun sequence encodes:
- the LOC120295602 gene encoding omega-hydroxypalmitate O-feruloyl transferase-like, which produces MLKLDVKITNAVHVSPARETFGGLYPLSNLDQTFPLVIEIVFAFNGEGRGRCFAAIETIRESLAKALVEFYPFAGRLVMGIDGRMAVRCTGEGVPFVEATSEDDITALGDISTINPAMLRKLVKHSDGAPTILEVPLLSVQVTTFKCGGIVVGIVMNHVLVDGKALADFIACWNDLAQAKPPSVLPFLDRSVLCPRQPPRIDLPHHEYAPRDRQPGLVVDPETKPLVYRSFCFKPHALIQLKKAARIATQNGSSVVPTTFEIISALVWISRTKALGIGHHETTKLLIAVDSRSKFDPPLPSGYFGNGIALSCAECSAGELTRKPFSFAVQIVREALASVTESYIRSAIDHIELNRVLVDCEGNSCCISKWSQLPLYKMDFGFGRPFQVAPATVPDNVIFVVSQSRESDDLVVSLGLTSNAMDVFSKLIQHELTVKSKF; this is translated from the exons ATGCTAAAGCTTGATGTGAAGATCACGAACGCAGTTCATGTTTCTCCGGCGAGGGAAACGTTTGGCGGGCTTTACCCTCTCTCAAACCTCGACCAGACCTTCCCGTTGGTGATTGAGATCGTGTTCGCCTTCAATGGCGAAGGGAGAGGAAGGTGTTTCGCCGCAATTGAGACAATCAGAGAGTCACTGGCCAAGGCATTGGTCGAGTTCTATCCATTCGCGGGCAGACTTGTCATGGGGATCGATGGGAGGATGGCAGTGAGATGCACTGGAGAAGGTGTCCCATTTGTCGAAGCGACGTCGGAGGATGACATCACAGCGCTGGGCGATATTAGCACCATCAATCCTGCCATGCTGCGAAAACTTGTGAAGCACAGTGATGGAGCCCCGACCATATTGGAAGTACCTTTGCTGTCGGTGCAG GTGACGACGTTCAAGTGTGGAGGGATCGTCGTCGGCATCGTTATGAATCACGTCCTCGTCGATGGGAAAGCCCTCGCGGACTTCATAGCTTGCTGGAACGACCTAGCTCAAGCCAAGCCACCATCAGTTCTTCCCTTTCTTGATCGATCGGTGTTGTGCCCGAGGCAACCTCCGCGCATCGATCTCCCCCACCATGAGTATGCTCCGAGAGACCGGCAGCCTGGACTCGTGGTCGACCCCGAAACCAAGCCCCTCGTTTACAGATCGTTCTGCTTCAAGCCACACGCTCTCATTCAGCTCAAGAAAGCGGCAAGAATTGCAACCCAGAATGGCTCTTCCGTAGTCCCGACGACCTTCGAAATCATATCGGCGCTCGTGTGGATCTCGCGAACCAAAGCTCTCGGAATTGGTCATCACGAGACGACGAAGCTTCTCATTGCAGTTGACAGTCGCTCCAAGTTTGACCCCCCTCTGCCGAGTGGCTACTTCGGGAACGGCATCGCTTTGTCCTGTGCTGAGTGCAGCGCCGGCGAATTGACCCGCAAGCCCTTCTCGTTCGCTGTCCAAATCGTGCGTGAGGCCCTTGCATCCGTCACCGAGAGTTACATAAGGTCGGCCATCGACCACATCGAGCTGAACAGGGTCCTTGTTGATTGCGAGGGCAACTCTTGCTGCATCAGCAAATGGAGCCAACTCCCTCTCTACAAGATGGATTTCGGGTTCGGGAGGCCATTCCAGGTGGCGCCGGCGACAGTCCCTGACAACGTCATCTTTGTCGTTTCCCAGAGCAGGGAGAGTGATGACTTGGTTGTGTCCTTGGGGCTTACTAGCAATGCCATGGATGTTTTCTCGAAGTTGATTCAGCATGAGCTCACGGTGAAAAGCAAGTTCTAG